The following are encoded together in the Lagopus muta isolate bLagMut1 chromosome Z, bLagMut1 primary, whole genome shotgun sequence genome:
- the CD274 gene encoding LOW QUALITY PROTEIN: programmed cell death 1 ligand 1 (The sequence of the model RefSeq protein was modified relative to this genomic sequence to represent the inferred CDS: inserted 1 base in 1 codon), with translation MEKLLLLHMFLFCWHSLNALFTVEAPKSLYTAELGSNVTMECIFPVNGKLKFRDLSIIWEKKDEVRKDVYVLLKGKEDSGSQHSDFQGRIKLLKENLDFGRSLLQISNVKLKDAGLYHCLVEYGGADYKTINLKVQAPYRTITQEVISMGDKEWKLTCQSEGYPKAEVMWQNGGCQDLTDKANTSYETGSDQLYRVTSTLTIKNRTHENFRCIFWNKEIQENTSATLYILDSADDVLWTESRHFFWPVFIVSVLVGSMSITVCIRKARANKDCXTCLAKSSVHIARVSKDKDVHDCRGSSFEDEELKYIQIEKT, from the exons ATggaaaagcttttgcttttgcaCATGTTTCTATTCTGCTGGCACTCCCTAAATG CTTTATTCACAGTTGAAGCTCCCAAATCGCTCTATACTGCAGAACTTGGCAGCAATGTGACAATGGAATGTATATTTCCAGTGAATGGAAAACTGAAGTTCAGGGATTTAAGCatcatctgggaaaaaaaagatgaagttaGAAAGGATGTTTACGTACTCCTCAAAGGAAAGGAAGACTCTGGAAGTCAGCACAGTGATTTTCAGGGACGGATAAAGCTGTTGAAAGAGAATCTGGATTTTGGGCGGTCTCTCCTTCAGATCAGCAACGTGAAGCTGAAAGACGCGGGGCTTTACCATTGCCTTGTTGAGTACGGGGGAGCTGACTACAAGACCATCAATCTGAAAGTTCAGG CTCCTTACAGAACTATAACCCAAGAAGTGATAAGCATGGGAGACAAAGAGTGGAAGTTAACTTGTCAATCAGAAGGATACCCAAAAGCTGAGGTGATGTGGCAAAATGGAGGGTGTCAGGATTTGACTGATAAGGCAAATACAAGTTATGAAACTGGAAGTGATCAGCTGTATCGTGTGACGAGTACTCTCACAATCAAAAACAGAACTCATGAAAATTTTCGTTGCATCTTCTGGAATAAAGAGATTCAAGAAAATACATCCGCGACTTTGTACATACTAG ATTCAGCTGATGACGTGCTGTGGACTGAGAGCAGGCACTTTTTTTGGCCAGTTTTCATTGTGAGTGTCCTCGTTGGATCAATGTCAATTACTGTCTGTATAAGGAAAG ctAGAGCAAATAAGGACT GGACTTGTCTGGCAAAATCATCAGTTCATATAGCAA GAGTGTCGAAAGATAAGGACGTGCATGACTGCAGAGGTTCTTCTTTTGAAGATGAAGAGCTGAAAT ACATACAAATTGAGAAGACTtag